In a single window of the Microcoleus sp. FACHB-672 genome:
- the pruA gene encoding L-glutamate gamma-semialdehyde dehydrogenase produces MVVQISNSTYEAKTQEIAKQLLAATKENRSFFAQIRDQMRPDDRLLAWAMSNPGLRVQLFRFIDCLPALRSKPEIAHHLQEYLTAEEVELPAALKGLMNFSGGDSMAGQVAATTVSTAVETLAHKYIAGANIKEVIKTIERLRKDKMAFTIDLLGEAVITEIEAQSYLDRYLELISQLSEVAKKWSTVPAIDQADGEDISRVQVSVKLTAFYSQFDALDPKGSEARVSDRIRTLLRHAEEAGAAVHFDMEQYCYKDLTLAILKQILMEAEFRNRTDIGITIQGYLRDSEKDLRDLIEWAKQRGNPVTVRLVKGAYWDQETIKALQKDWPQPVYNDKAATDANFEKITQILLENHEYLYAAIGSHNVRTQARAMAIAETLNIPKRRFEMQVLYGMGDKLAKGLADRGYRVRVYCPYGDLLPGMAYLIRRLLENTANSSFLRQNMEDRPIEELLAPPSPNGKDSIHRGSPVFPNVADTDYANAKLRQEAQQALQTVRQQLGKTYLPLINGEYQNTAQMVDSINPSDPSEVIGKIGLMSVEQAQQAIQAAKDAFPSWRKTPVRERAGVLRKAAELMEKRRHELSAWMLFEVGKPLRECDGEVSEAIDFCRYYADEMERLEQGHHYDIAGETNRYNYQPRGISLIVSPWNFPLAIPTGMTVASLVAGNCTLLKPAEVSTVIAAKLAEILVEAGIPKGVFQYVPGKGSSVGSYMVKHPDVHMITFTGSQEVGCQIYADAAILQPGQKHLKRVIAEMGGKNAIIVDESADLDQAVAGVVHSAFGYSGQKCSACSRVIVLEPIYDTFVQRLVEATRSLNVGPAEAPSTQVGPVIDANAYERIRDYIEKGRTEAEVALEMPAPGTGYFIGPVIFTNVSPTAKIAQEEIFGPVLSVMPAKNFQEAINLANGTNFALTGGIYSRTPSHIQQAEVEFEVGNLYINRGITGAIVSRQPFGGFKLSGVGSKAGGPDYLLQFLEPRTVTENIQRQGFAPIEGVD; encoded by the coding sequence GTGGTCGTACAAATATCCAATAGCACCTACGAAGCTAAAACCCAAGAAATTGCGAAACAACTATTAGCCGCAACGAAAGAAAATCGTTCCTTTTTTGCCCAGATCCGCGACCAAATGCGCCCGGATGATAGATTGCTAGCTTGGGCGATGAGTAACCCTGGTTTGCGTGTGCAACTGTTTCGCTTTATTGACTGCTTGCCGGCACTCCGCAGCAAACCGGAAATTGCCCATCACCTGCAAGAATACCTAACCGCTGAAGAAGTGGAACTGCCCGCCGCCCTCAAAGGCTTGATGAATTTTAGCGGGGGCGATTCGATGGCGGGACAGGTGGCGGCAACAACCGTATCCACAGCCGTCGAAACTTTAGCGCATAAGTACATTGCCGGCGCAAATATTAAGGAAGTGATCAAGACAATTGAACGCCTGCGTAAGGATAAAATGGCGTTCACGATTGACTTGTTAGGCGAAGCCGTGATTACGGAAATTGAGGCCCAATCTTACCTAGATCGCTATCTAGAACTGATCAGCCAGCTCAGTGAGGTGGCGAAAAAGTGGTCAACCGTGCCGGCCATTGATCAAGCAGATGGCGAAGATATTTCCCGAGTTCAGGTATCTGTCAAGTTAACCGCCTTTTATTCGCAATTTGACGCCCTCGATCCCAAAGGAAGTGAAGCACGGGTGAGTGATCGCATCCGCACGCTGCTGCGCCACGCCGAGGAAGCCGGTGCGGCGGTTCACTTTGACATGGAACAGTATTGCTATAAAGATTTAACCCTGGCAATTCTTAAGCAAATCCTCATGGAAGCGGAATTCCGCAACCGCACAGATATCGGCATCACCATCCAAGGCTATCTGCGCGACAGTGAAAAAGACTTGCGGGATTTGATTGAGTGGGCAAAACAGCGCGGCAATCCCGTTACCGTGCGCTTGGTAAAAGGGGCGTATTGGGATCAGGAAACGATTAAAGCCCTGCAAAAAGATTGGCCGCAGCCGGTTTACAACGATAAAGCGGCAACGGATGCCAATTTTGAGAAAATAACCCAAATTTTGCTGGAAAATCACGAATATCTGTATGCCGCGATTGGCAGCCATAACGTGCGAACCCAAGCGCGGGCGATGGCAATTGCAGAAACCCTGAATATTCCTAAGCGCCGGTTTGAGATGCAAGTTCTCTACGGCATGGGCGATAAACTGGCGAAAGGCTTAGCAGATCGAGGTTATCGCGTCCGCGTTTACTGTCCTTACGGCGATCTTCTCCCCGGCATGGCCTACCTGATTCGCCGGCTGCTGGAAAATACCGCCAATAGTTCTTTCTTGCGGCAAAACATGGAAGATCGCCCGATTGAGGAATTATTAGCGCCGCCCTCCCCCAATGGCAAAGACTCAATCCATCGCGGTTCCCCAGTCTTCCCCAATGTCGCGGATACCGACTATGCCAATGCCAAATTGCGGCAAGAAGCCCAGCAAGCGCTGCAAACTGTGCGTCAGCAGCTGGGTAAAACCTATTTACCGCTGATTAATGGGGAATATCAAAATACTGCACAAATGGTGGATTCTATCAATCCTTCCGATCCGAGTGAAGTGATTGGTAAAATCGGGCTGATGTCTGTGGAACAGGCACAGCAAGCGATTCAAGCAGCGAAGGATGCGTTTCCCAGTTGGCGAAAAACGCCGGTGAGGGAACGCGCTGGGGTACTGCGAAAGGCGGCAGAATTGATGGAAAAGCGCCGGCATGAACTGTCTGCTTGGATGCTGTTTGAAGTCGGAAAACCGCTGCGGGAGTGTGATGGGGAAGTCTCGGAGGCGATTGACTTCTGCCGGTATTATGCGGATGAAATGGAACGGCTGGAACAAGGTCATCACTATGATATTGCCGGCGAAACCAACCGCTATAATTACCAGCCGCGCGGCATTTCGCTGATTGTTTCTCCCTGGAATTTCCCGTTAGCAATTCCCACCGGCATGACGGTTGCCTCTCTGGTTGCCGGCAACTGTACTTTATTAAAGCCGGCGGAGGTTTCAACGGTAATTGCGGCAAAACTAGCCGAAATTCTTGTAGAAGCCGGTATCCCCAAAGGTGTCTTCCAATACGTCCCCGGTAAAGGTTCTAGCGTCGGTTCTTACATGGTGAAGCACCCCGACGTTCACATGATTACCTTCACAGGTTCTCAAGAAGTGGGTTGCCAAATCTACGCCGACGCCGCAATTCTGCAACCGGGACAAAAACACCTGAAACGGGTGATTGCAGAGATGGGCGGCAAGAATGCGATTATTGTTGATGAGAGTGCGGACTTGGATCAAGCGGTTGCCGGTGTAGTGCATTCGGCATTTGGCTACAGTGGGCAAAAATGCTCAGCTTGTTCGCGGGTAATTGTGCTGGAACCGATTTATGATACCTTCGTGCAGCGCTTAGTTGAAGCAACCCGTTCGCTGAATGTTGGCCCAGCAGAAGCACCAAGTACCCAAGTTGGGCCGGTGATCGATGCCAACGCTTATGAGCGCATCCGGGATTATATTGAGAAGGGGCGCACAGAAGCTGAAGTTGCCTTAGAAATGCCGGCACCCGGTACGGGATATTTTATCGGGCCGGTGATTTTCACGAACGTGTCACCCACTGCTAAAATCGCCCAAGAAGAAATTTTCGGGCCGGTGCTTTCTGTGATGCCGGCGAAGAATTTCCAAGAAGCAATCAATCTCGCAAACGGCACGAATTTTGCCCTCACCGGCGGCATTTATTCTCGCACGCCTTCCCATATTCAACAGGCAGAAGTTGAGTTTGAAGTGGGTAATCTTTATATCAACCGGGGGATCACCGGCGCAATTGTCTCGCGTCAACCCTTCGGTGGGTTCAAGCTTTCCGGCGTTGGTTCCAAAGCCGGTGGCCCAGATTACTTGCTACAATTCCTCGAACCTCGAACGGTAACGGAGAACATCCAGCGTCAAGGGTTTGCGCCGATTGAGGGTGTGGATTAG
- a CDS encoding Uma2 family endonuclease, which translates to MTVTIAKWTVDDYHRMIEVGLLESRHVELLNGEIIEMPPEGLEHAYLGDEVGKYLSNLLGKSARVREARPITLPNNSEPEPDLAIVKPFGQIYRQHHPYPEDIFWLIEFSNISLVKDLDVKRKTYAAAEIPEYWVVDLKHRQLNVFRQPVNGDYVETVTLTAGEIVPVAFPDIKVPVQQLLG; encoded by the coding sequence ATGACTGTAACCATCGCTAAATGGACGGTGGATGACTATCACCGTATGATAGAAGTCGGTCTTTTAGAAAGCCGGCACGTTGAACTATTGAATGGAGAAATTATTGAAATGCCCCCAGAGGGTTTAGAACACGCTTATCTTGGAGACGAAGTTGGCAAATATCTCAGTAATCTTCTTGGTAAGAGTGCCAGAGTTCGAGAAGCTCGTCCCATCACTTTGCCTAACAACTCAGAACCGGAACCCGATCTCGCAATTGTTAAACCATTTGGGCAAATCTATCGCCAACATCATCCTTATCCCGAAGATATCTTTTGGTTGATTGAGTTTTCTAATATCAGCCTTGTTAAAGATTTGGATGTTAAGCGAAAAACCTACGCCGCCGCAGAAATTCCAGAATATTGGGTTGTGGATTTGAAACACCGGCAGCTTAATGTATTTCGCCAACCTGTTAATGGTGACTATGTTGAAACGGTAACGTTGACAGCCGGAGAGATTGTGCCGGTGGCTTTTCCAGATATTAAGGTGCCGGTTCAACAGTTACTCGGTTGA
- a CDS encoding SH3 domain-containing protein, whose product MKMNLWQTSLAVTASLSLSVSTFSVPASAGITQPQGSQSSASGQAALQNQGTNQLIAQANCRRVNTNASDLNVRSSPNGPITGSVAKGTLLTVDSVGNDGWVLISSPQKGYVFGQFLGTCDQPVPPNQTSTTGDNCRQITSAEAVSVRQSPSTNSPILGNLANLQRVTIVNRGASGWVPISAPVTGFIPANTLIFCR is encoded by the coding sequence ATGAAAATGAATCTTTGGCAAACTTCCCTCGCGGTAACTGCCTCGCTGTCCCTGTCTGTCAGCACTTTTTCCGTTCCCGCATCTGCCGGCATCACGCAGCCACAAGGCAGCCAGTCTTCTGCCTCCGGACAAGCAGCACTTCAGAATCAGGGTACAAATCAACTGATCGCCCAAGCCAACTGCCGGCGGGTGAATACAAATGCCAGTGATCTCAACGTTCGTTCCAGCCCAAATGGCCCGATCACCGGCTCAGTTGCGAAAGGAACGCTGCTGACTGTCGATAGTGTTGGCAATGATGGCTGGGTGTTGATTTCATCTCCCCAAAAAGGTTATGTGTTTGGCCAATTTCTCGGCACTTGCGATCAACCTGTACCGCCCAACCAAACTTCAACAACTGGTGACAATTGTCGGCAAATCACATCGGCTGAGGCGGTGAGTGTGCGGCAGTCTCCTTCGACAAACAGCCCTATTCTCGGTAATTTAGCCAATCTTCAGCGTGTGACGATTGTGAATCGCGGTGCAAGCGGCTGGGTGCCCATTTCCGCGCCGGTAACGGGTTTTATTCCGGCTAATACGCTGATTTTCTGCCGGTAA
- a CDS encoding NAD(P)(+) transhydrogenase (Re/Si-specific) subunit beta: protein MSDFLPSGIQLSYLVAASLFIVGLKQLGSPATARQGNVLAAVGMLIAIVGTLLERSVLNYEMILVGIIIGSILGVIMAKSVAMTDMPQMVGVLNGLGGAASALVAVGEYWRVSSHSDVVPLDANITIILGVLIGGITFTGSLIAFAKLQGILKGAPITFPLQQPVNALLLVALLAGSIYLCVTPANTTVLLGLTAVSLVLGVMFVLPIGGGDMPVVISLLNSYSGVAASVAGFIVMNNMLIIAGALVGASGLILTQIMCKAMNRSLTSVLFGAFGGGGSAAAGGASGDVGDKTVRSVDPEEAAMMLGYARSVVIVPGYGMAVAQAQHTVRELADQLERLGVEVKYAIHPVAGRMPGHMNVLLAEANVPYPQLYDMDDINPQFDETDVALVIGANDVVNPAARHDAGSPIYGMPILEVDKAKHTIVIKRGMSAGFAGIENELFYKEKTMMLFGSAKDAVAKLVSEVKHL, encoded by the coding sequence ATGAGCGATTTTCTTCCCTCAGGCATTCAGCTGAGCTATTTAGTTGCAGCATCTTTATTTATTGTTGGTTTGAAACAGTTGGGTTCACCGGCAACGGCGCGTCAGGGCAATGTGCTGGCAGCAGTTGGGATGTTGATCGCGATCGTCGGAACCCTGCTAGAGCGTTCGGTATTGAACTACGAGATGATTCTGGTTGGAATCATCATCGGTTCGATTTTGGGCGTGATCATGGCCAAGAGCGTGGCGATGACAGATATGCCCCAGATGGTGGGCGTGTTGAACGGTTTGGGCGGCGCTGCTTCGGCTTTGGTGGCGGTTGGTGAATACTGGCGCGTTAGCAGTCATTCGGATGTGGTGCCGCTTGATGCCAACATCACGATCATTTTGGGCGTGTTGATCGGCGGAATTACGTTCACCGGCAGTTTGATTGCATTTGCGAAATTGCAAGGCATCCTTAAGGGTGCGCCGATTACGTTCCCCTTGCAGCAACCTGTGAATGCGCTGCTGTTGGTGGCGTTACTTGCCGGCAGTATTTATCTGTGTGTGACACCGGCTAATACTACGGTGTTGCTGGGACTGACAGCAGTTTCGCTGGTGCTGGGTGTGATGTTTGTCCTGCCGATTGGTGGGGGCGATATGCCGGTGGTGATTTCACTGCTCAACTCTTATTCTGGGGTTGCGGCAAGTGTGGCCGGCTTTATCGTGATGAACAATATGCTGATCATCGCCGGTGCACTGGTTGGGGCGTCGGGATTAATTCTGACCCAGATTATGTGTAAGGCAATGAACCGTTCCTTGACAAGTGTGCTATTTGGTGCATTTGGCGGGGGCGGTTCCGCTGCTGCTGGCGGTGCCAGTGGGGATGTTGGGGACAAGACGGTTCGCAGCGTCGATCCCGAAGAAGCGGCGATGATGTTGGGCTATGCGCGCTCTGTGGTGATTGTACCGGGATACGGGATGGCAGTCGCCCAGGCACAGCACACGGTTCGGGAATTGGCCGATCAGTTGGAACGGCTGGGTGTGGAAGTCAAGTATGCCATTCACCCCGTTGCCGGTCGGATGCCGGGACACATGAATGTGTTGCTGGCTGAGGCGAATGTGCCTTATCCGCAGCTTTATGATATGGATGACATCAATCCCCAGTTTGATGAGACGGATGTGGCGCTGGTGATTGGGGCGAATGATGTGGTGAACCCGGCGGCGCGTCACGATGCCGGCAGTCCGATCTATGGGATGCCTATCTTGGAAGTGGATAAGGCGAAGCATACGATCGTGATTAAGCGCGGCATGAGTGCTGGGTTTGCCGGCATTGAGAATGAGCTGTTTTACAAGGAAAAGACAATGATGCTATTTGGCAGCGCGAAAGATGCGGTTGCTAAGTTGGTGTCTGAAGTGAAGCACCTGTAA